Proteins encoded within one genomic window of Thermococcus celer Vu 13 = JCM 8558:
- a CDS encoding SPL family radical SAM protein, producing the protein MYIRPFDPWKSKLCTCPFKYTLNVYTGCDHACVYCYITAYIPNAFRVRTKEGLLPKLEGELRRFDKRYIIALSYSSDPYPTVERELGITRSVLELFRRHDVRCMILTKSDVFERDIDLLSELRCAVGITVTTVDERKAKLLEPNAPSPRARIRALKKAKEAGIPVYTRIDPIIPFYTWEDFDETLEALDFVEHVTVSTLKLRPDSKKRMFAKFPELMKRLWPLYGRGERIGGYYYLPRELRFEILREAEKKILERDITFGSCREGYHSFPTCDGSHLVPL; encoded by the coding sequence ATGTACATCCGGCCCTTCGACCCCTGGAAGTCGAAGCTCTGCACCTGCCCCTTCAAGTACACGCTGAACGTCTACACCGGCTGCGACCACGCCTGCGTCTACTGCTACATAACGGCCTACATCCCCAACGCCTTCAGGGTCAGAACCAAGGAGGGCCTTCTGCCGAAGCTTGAGGGGGAACTCAGGAGGTTCGATAAGCGCTACATAATAGCCCTCTCCTACTCCTCCGACCCGTATCCGACGGTGGAGCGCGAGCTGGGGATAACGCGGAGCGTTCTCGAGCTGTTCAGGAGGCATGATGTCAGGTGCATGATACTCACGAAGTCCGACGTATTCGAGCGCGATATAGACCTCCTGAGCGAACTCAGGTGCGCCGTCGGGATAACCGTGACCACGGTGGACGAGCGGAAGGCAAAGCTTCTGGAGCCGAACGCACCCTCACCCAGAGCAAGGATAAGGGCCCTGAAGAAGGCGAAGGAGGCCGGCATTCCGGTTTACACCCGAATAGACCCGATAATCCCTTTCTACACGTGGGAGGATTTTGACGAGACGCTCGAGGCCCTCGACTTCGTAGAGCACGTAACCGTCTCCACGCTGAAGCTCAGACCTGACTCAAAGAAGCGCATGTTCGCCAAGTTCCCGGAACTCATGAAAAGGCTGTGGCCGCTCTACGGGAGGGGTGAGCGGATAGGCGGCTATTACTACCTGCCGCGCGAGCTCAGATTTGAGATCCTTAGGGAGGCCGAGAAAAAGATACTGGAGAGGGACATCACGTTTGGCTCGTGTCGGGAGGGCTATCACTCGTTTCCAACGTGTGACGGTTCTCATCTCGTTCCCCTGTGA
- a CDS encoding family 4A encapsulin nanocompartment shell protein, producing MRGDLIRVLSSVEEKANELRLDGYEPDVVLFGREAYEFVREQVNEEFGGEEEVSELSGLRVRVVEELGGDAVVIDSKAIGLGPGGAKRFRVVL from the coding sequence GTGCGCGGCGACCTGATTCGTGTCCTGAGTTCGGTGGAGGAGAAGGCGAACGAGCTGAGGCTCGACGGCTACGAGCCCGACGTGGTGCTCTTCGGAAGGGAGGCCTACGAGTTCGTCAGGGAGCAGGTCAACGAAGAGTTCGGTGGTGAGGAGGAGGTCTCCGAGCTGTCCGGGCTTAGGGTGAGGGTTGTTGAAGAGCTCGGGGGCGATGCGGTGGTGATAGACAGCAAAGCCATCGGTCTCGGTCCTGGGGGCGCGAAGAGGTTCAGGGTCGTCCTATAA
- a CDS encoding triphosphoribosyl-dephospho-CoA synthase yields MNRWKIVRAFTLGPLLEATVPKPGNVNRHRDFEDLTLYNFLFADTAVVGVYYEAVKTAELLRKGVLSFNEAGLGELIKRAVAASREAQDANPNFGVVALSVPLVMGLALGRNMLDAREKARLLIEESTVRDSMELYRAIRLASPKGIPGGVKYDVYSEESFKELFRDGINLARLAEMSCERELIFCEWLNGYELSYSTFGRLYELIKELPLEEAVVRAFIELLSENLDTLIVRKAGVEEARLVREKARGVLSGELGIEEFDSFMYEKGDLRNPGSLADIMAVALSLLVLRGLRMEVRNGRAWGVIGRP; encoded by the coding sequence ATGAACCGCTGGAAGATCGTGAGGGCGTTCACCCTGGGGCCGTTGCTCGAGGCGACCGTTCCGAAGCCGGGCAACGTGAACCGCCACCGGGACTTCGAGGACCTGACGCTCTACAACTTCCTGTTCGCCGATACCGCCGTCGTCGGGGTTTACTACGAGGCCGTGAAGACGGCGGAGCTGTTAAGGAAGGGGGTTCTGTCCTTCAACGAGGCCGGTCTTGGGGAGCTGATAAAGAGGGCCGTTGCGGCGTCGCGCGAGGCCCAGGACGCGAACCCGAACTTCGGGGTTGTAGCCCTCTCCGTTCCGCTCGTAATGGGGCTGGCCCTCGGCAGGAACATGCTCGATGCCCGGGAGAAGGCGAGGCTCCTGATAGAGGAATCGACCGTCCGCGACAGCATGGAACTCTACCGGGCGATAAGACTGGCCAGCCCGAAGGGGATTCCGGGCGGCGTTAAGTACGACGTTTACAGCGAGGAATCCTTCAAGGAGCTTTTCCGGGATGGCATCAACCTCGCGAGGCTCGCGGAGATGAGCTGCGAGCGGGAGTTGATATTCTGCGAGTGGCTCAACGGCTACGAGCTTAGCTACTCCACCTTCGGGCGGCTCTACGAGCTGATAAAGGAGCTTCCCCTTGAGGAAGCCGTCGTGAGGGCCTTCATCGAGCTCCTGAGCGAGAACCTCGACACGCTGATAGTCAGGAAGGCCGGCGTTGAAGAGGCCAGGCTCGTTCGGGAGAAGGCGAGGGGAGTCCTCAGCGGGGAGCTCGGCATCGAGGAGTTCGACTCCTTCATGTACGAGAAAGGTGATCTAAGAAACCCCGGCAGTCTCGCGGATATTATGGCGGTCGCGCTCAGTCTCCTCGTTCTGCGGGGGCTGAGGATGGAGGTGAGAAACGGAAGGGCCTGGGGGGTTATAGGACGACCCTGA
- the snatA gene encoding neutral amino acid NAAT transporter SnatA, with translation MLWYLKYFVLLYGGLFAITNPIGAVPVFLGVTHDLGREERREIARKTALTVVVTLVLFALVGEWIFEFFGSSVNAFAIAGGVLLFKMAMEMLSGSISTVKISREETEEFGGEAVTLEEVAIIPLAIPLISGPGAITTVMLYMARSTDIPGKATVIASILAIGVTVWLVLCSSGRIQRRLGRVGIKAMTRMMGLILTSMAVQMMINGIKGAFGL, from the coding sequence TTGCTCTGGTATCTCAAGTACTTCGTTCTGCTCTACGGTGGCCTCTTCGCCATAACCAACCCCATCGGGGCCGTTCCGGTTTTTCTCGGCGTTACCCACGACCTGGGCAGGGAGGAAAGACGCGAGATAGCGAGGAAGACCGCGTTGACCGTCGTCGTAACCCTCGTTCTCTTCGCCCTCGTGGGGGAGTGGATATTTGAGTTCTTCGGGTCGAGCGTGAACGCCTTCGCGATAGCCGGCGGGGTACTGCTCTTCAAGATGGCCATGGAGATGCTCTCCGGCAGTATCTCCACGGTGAAGATAAGCAGGGAGGAGACGGAGGAGTTCGGTGGGGAGGCGGTAACCCTCGAGGAGGTGGCCATAATCCCCCTCGCCATACCCCTCATCTCCGGCCCCGGTGCGATAACCACCGTCATGCTCTACATGGCCCGGAGCACGGACATCCCCGGGAAGGCCACGGTGATAGCGAGCATCCTCGCGATAGGCGTTACTGTCTGGCTCGTCCTCTGCTCCTCTGGAAGAATACAGCGGAGGCTCGGCAGGGTCGGGATCAAAGCCATGACCAGGATGATGGGCCTCATACTTACCTCGATGGCCGTTCAGATGATGATAAACGGCATAAAAGGTGCCTTCGGGCTTTAG
- a CDS encoding OsmC family protein yields the protein MGDEIKGRVKWTGGTQFIGRIDGDNCAVILGDGGISPMRLLLMSVAGCTAYDVVMILQKMREPIENLEVEISGERREEHPRIYRKVHIHYRIYGDVNEEKARRAIELSQDKYCSASAHVKLSGAELTYSFEVVRG from the coding sequence GTGGGGGACGAGATAAAGGGAAGGGTGAAGTGGACCGGGGGAACCCAGTTCATCGGGAGGATAGATGGTGATAACTGCGCCGTGATCCTCGGGGACGGCGGGATAAGTCCGATGAGGCTCCTCCTCATGAGCGTCGCCGGGTGCACCGCCTACGACGTCGTCATGATACTCCAGAAGATGCGCGAGCCTATAGAGAACCTCGAGGTCGAGATAAGCGGGGAGAGGCGGGAGGAGCACCCGAGGATATACAGGAAGGTTCACATTCACTACAGGATATACGGTGACGTGAACGAGGAGAAGGCCAGGAGGGCGATAGAGCTGAGCCAGGACAAGTACTGCTCCGCCTCGGCCCACGTAAAGCTCAGCGGCGCCGAGCTCACCTACTCCTTCGAGGTGGTCAGGGGATAA